A stretch of the Bacillus anthracis str. Vollum genome encodes the following:
- a CDS encoding DUF2935 domain-containing protein, with amino-acid sequence MHRDETSLHPDTGVTSVMFVERSLNEIRFWSRIMKEHSLFLRLGFRCEDTQLIEEANQFYRLFEHIEQIAHSYTNETDPEQIKRFNAEVQQAATNIWGFKRKILGLILTCKLPGQNNFPLLVDHTSREADYFRKRLMELNEGKLDALPDAIIKENVFFLRIMADHAKFIGHLLDPSERKLVDTARNFSNDFDALMYQAIDLESMKPQSQTVPLLDQFLDQNRVSVASLRDFKKTARDLIEQCKIKSIIHPLLADHVFREADRFLEIIDMYDVHLTNIQSQPRY; translated from the coding sequence ATGCATAGGGATGAAACTTCATTACATCCGGATACAGGTGTTACATCTGTAATGTTTGTTGAGCGTTCATTAAATGAAATTCGTTTTTGGTCTAGAATCATGAAGGAGCATTCTCTTTTTCTTCGCTTAGGGTTTAGATGCGAGGATACGCAACTAATTGAAGAGGCGAATCAATTTTATCGATTGTTTGAACATATTGAACAAATAGCGCATTCCTACACAAATGAAACAGATCCTGAGCAAATCAAAAGATTTAATGCAGAAGTACAACAAGCCGCAACTAATATTTGGGGGTTTAAACGAAAAATTTTAGGGTTGATTCTCACATGTAAATTGCCAGGACAAAATAACTTTCCGCTGTTAGTTGACCATACGAGTAGGGAAGCTGATTATTTTAGAAAACGTTTAATGGAATTAAATGAAGGGAAATTAGATGCCCTTCCTGATGCTATTATTAAAGAAAATGTTTTCTTTTTGAGGATTATGGCAGACCATGCTAAATTTATTGGTCATCTTCTTGATCCATCGGAAAGAAAGCTTGTAGATACAGCTCGGAATTTTAGCAATGATTTTGATGCATTAATGTATCAAGCAATTGACTTAGAATCAATGAAACCACAATCCCAAACAGTCCCTCTTTTAGATCAATTTTTAGATCAAAATCGTGTGTCGGTTGCATCTCTTCGGGACTTTAAGAAAACAGCACGTGATTTAATTGAGCAATGTAAAATAAAGAGTATCATTCATCCATTATTAGCAGACCACGTTTTCCGTGAAGCTGATAGATTTCTTGAAATCATTGATATGTATGATGTTCATCTTACAAATATTCAATCACAACCTAGATATTAG
- a CDS encoding helix-turn-helix domain-containing protein, protein MIFSERLKEEREKRNWSQSDLAEKIHVSRQSVSKWETGKNYPSIEIIIHLSDLFGITIDELLRSDEELTQKVIEDSKQLAYPKWKFFFDSLFMMGVFLFITKIVVWILNKFAVANIAIIADAPYVMNFLPLILMVVGGMGSDKLKKIYK, encoded by the coding sequence ATGATTTTTAGTGAACGCTTAAAAGAAGAACGAGAAAAACGAAATTGGTCGCAAAGTGATTTGGCTGAAAAAATTCATGTAAGTAGGCAATCTGTTTCGAAATGGGAGACGGGAAAGAACTATCCGAGCATTGAAATTATTATTCATTTAAGCGATCTGTTCGGTATTACGATTGATGAATTGCTAAGGAGCGATGAAGAATTGACGCAAAAAGTAATTGAAGATAGTAAGCAATTGGCGTATCCAAAATGGAAGTTTTTTTTTGATAGTTTATTTATGATGGGCGTATTTTTATTTATTACAAAAATCGTTGTATGGATATTAAATAAGTTTGCCGTAGCGAACATTGCAATTATAGCGGATGCACCGTATGTAATGAATTTTTTACCCCTCATATTAATGGTTGTAGGTGGTATGGGATCTGATAAGTTGAAGAAAATATATAAATAG